The following nucleotide sequence is from uncultured Draconibacterium sp..
GGGGTGAATGGAAGTGTTCTGTTTTAAATTATAACAGAACTTCCATTGCATCATCGATTAATGAGGTGTCCAACTCTTTTAGATAGGCCTGGGTGATTGCCACATTTTGATGGCCCATTGACTCACTGATGATGTCAGTAGCTATTCCTTTTTGTTTAAGGCAATTGGCATAGCTGTGACGAGCAACATAACTTGTAAGAGGTTTTTCAATTTTGCATAATGACGCTATCTCTTTTAGACGCTGATTGTACCGTTTTAAAATCATTCGTTTTCGATTTTCAATTTGAGATGGAGTCATATTATCATGTAATAATATAGGAAAAACATAATCGGTTTCGTTTTTTCTCTGTTTGTAGTAGTTCAATACTTTTTGAACCGGTGGCAGGATTTTTATCTGAAAGGTTCGTTTCGTTTTTGAGCGAGTATAAAAAATACGATCAGCTCCAATTTGTGACCATGTTAACGTCATCATATCTGCAAAATTCATTCCTCTGGAATAGAAACTAAAAATGAAGTAATGGCGTGTATCGATCAAGGTAGGGTGGTCCGTCAGATCTAATTTTTCGATCTTATGAATATCTTCAAGGTTTAATGCCTTCTTTTGTCCATTAGATTTAAGTTTGGCTACTTTATATGCGTTGAAAGGGTATAATGTCGCTTTAATATGTCCTCGTTTTATTGCTGAATTAAAGATAGCCCGAATGCTACGCATCTTAACACCAATGCCTCCACTCGTGCCACCATTGGCCCTTAACCATCCCTCATATTTCTCTAGCAACTCAGGGGTAATATCTCTGAATGTGAGTTGGCGTTTTGTGCGAAAGTTTTTAAGCGATTTTAAAGTTTCATCGTGTACTCTGGCATTACCTGTTCTTTTTGCATTTGTTTGTTCTTCTATTATTTCTTCCCAGAATGAATATAAATTGGTGTTTTGAGGATTTGTTTCTTGCCTTAAAGCTTTTTCTACTTCCGGCAACGTGTAATAATTATTTTCTTGCTCAAGTTGTGTGATAACATTTGTAGCCCTGTCCTGAAACTTTAGCAATAGCCTGTTTTTATTGAGATAATCAGAAGCTTTATCATTGAATTTACCTTGTTTTACATCCCATTCCTGTCCTTCGCAAGCATATGGGGTACGGAAAAATATTGACCTTCTTTCCTTGGTTATTCTCAAAAATATAGGAAATTTACCATTTGATAGTTTTTTCTTTCTTAGAACTGTCTTGATACTAATCATTTAACTGGATTTTGGGTACAACATAGGTACAACAAATAGACAAATAAAAGTACATAAATATGATTT
It contains:
- a CDS encoding site-specific integrase, yielding MISIKTVLRKKKLSNGKFPIFLRITKERRSIFFRTPYACEGQEWDVKQGKFNDKASDYLNKNRLLLKFQDRATNVITQLEQENNYYTLPEVEKALRQETNPQNTNLYSFWEEIIEEQTNAKRTGNARVHDETLKSLKNFRTKRQLTFRDITPELLEKYEGWLRANGGTSGGIGVKMRSIRAIFNSAIKRGHIKATLYPFNAYKVAKLKSNGQKKALNLEDIHKIEKLDLTDHPTLIDTRHYFIFSFYSRGMNFADMMTLTWSQIGADRIFYTRSKTKRTFQIKILPPVQKVLNYYKQRKNETDYVFPILLHDNMTPSQIENRKRMILKRYNQRLKEIASLCKIEKPLTSYVARHSYANCLKQKGIATDIISESMGHQNVAITQAYLKELDTSLIDDAMEVLL